In Nothobranchius furzeri strain GRZ-AD chromosome 19, NfurGRZ-RIMD1, whole genome shotgun sequence, the following are encoded in one genomic region:
- the fam8a1a gene encoding protein FAM8A1, giving the protein MSVSGREYTVPSTFTRSLAQTVDLFVICNVQTFLLLYTGSGMNDCNRFHFKVVMPSDKKFHLDVIAAALNIKMLMIVYEVLCVWGVNGATPGKYLFGLRVVMCDTSTTVRPNRILVVPGSSISLSACIVRVCLKVIISSFFPFFIGAGLELDRMFHDVVAGTIVVQHSEDRQARV; this is encoded by the exons atgtccgtttcag GTCGTGAGTACACAGTCCCGTCTACGTTCACCAGGTCCCTGGCACAGACGGTGGACTTGTTCGTCATATGTAATGTGCAAACCTTTTTGTTGCTGTACACCGGTAGTGGCATGAA TGACTGTAACAGGTTCCACTTCAAAGTCGTTATGCCATCTGATAAAAAGTTCCATCTAGATGTGATCGCTGCAGCACTGAACATAAAGATGCTAATGATCGTGTATGAG GTCCTCTGTGTTTGGGGCGTCAATGGAGCCACTCCAGGAAAATATCTGTTCGGTTTGCGAGTGGTGATGTGTGACACATCAACAACGGTGCGGCCCAATCGGATTCTTGTGGTTCCTGGATCGAGCATCTCCCTCTCTGC CTGCATCGTGCGGGTCTGTTTGAAGGTCATTATTTCGTCCTTCTTCCCGTTCTTCATTGGTGCCGGCCTCGAACTAGACAGAATGTTTCATGACGTTGTAGCAGGAACCATCGTTGTGCAGCACAGCGAGGACAGACAGGCTCGGGTGTAA